ccctggcacaggggcagcgaaaatgtattggctgtgtgcagcagagcattcaGAAacgcagtggcccaggcagctgctgccatgtgggcacaagctctgctgcccagaagggtcccgtagtgcaggggtttgcagatggcaacgtagcggtcgtagcacatgatggtgaggaggaaaacCTCTGCTCCAAGAAAGATGACAAGCAGAAAGGCCTGTGCAACACATCCTGCATAGGAGATGGTCCttgtgtcccagagggaattgtgcatggctttggggacagttgTGCAGATGtagcccaggtctgtgagggagaggtggagcaggaagaagtacctgggggtgtgcaggtggtggtcacaggctacagtgctgaggatgaggccgttggccaggagggcagccagggagatggccaggaagagccagaagtgcaggagctgcagctccctcctgtctccGAAtaccaggaggaggaactggggcatggagctgctgttagacatttgctttctcttaGGACAGgactgttcagaaaaggaaagcacagggaacaattaagacagccccctctcagcaaagccagtgcagtgttcagggaaatcccctccaagtcaaggcattttttttctctactttgtgctctctgagggtgctgtgaggagcaggagctctggccatgtgctgccaaggactcagCCATCCAAGTCActgtccttgcccacagcccttgtgccccagccctgggaacagctccccaggccggctgagagctgcccctggcaggcagcagagtccctgcccagcacagcaccctgggctgcaggacgCTGCTCTGCCCcgcagccctgggcacccctgcctgcacccccggcttcacagctcttccaaagtgccccaaaacagcccctgctcacccatcccatcagctggggctga
This Pseudopipra pipra isolate bDixPip1 chromosome W, bDixPip1.hap1, whole genome shotgun sequence DNA region includes the following protein-coding sequences:
- the LOC135404604 gene encoding olfactory receptor 14C36-like; the encoded protein is MSNSSSMPQFLLLVFGDRRELQLLHFWLFLAISLAALLANGLILSTVACDHHLHTPRYFFLLHLSLTDLGYICTTVPKAMHNSLWDTRTISYAGCVAQAFLLVIFLGAEVFLLTIMCYDRYVAICKPLHYGTLLGSRACAHMAAAAWATAFLNALLHTANTFSLPLCQGNALGQFFCEIPHILKLSCSQSGYRREIGLLVLSCCLSLGCFVFIVFSYVQIFRAVLRIPSQQGRHKAFSTCLPHLAVVSLFISTGTFAHLKPPSISSPSLDLVVSVLYSVVPPALNPLIYSLRNQELKDALRKLITGCFSHTINSPSSACYVPH